The nucleotide window AATTTGTTAATTTTATTAAAAAAAATACTTGCATTTTTTTAAAGAATATGATATGATTGTTAAAATGGATGTAGAGATTGGAGTTTTAGGCGGTGGTTCCTGGGGGACAACATTAGCTATCGAACTTTATGAAAAGGGATTTTGCGTTAAAATATGGGAGTTTTCCAATGAGCAGGTAGAGATAATAAGAAATAAGCGGGAGAATGTAAGGTTTTTATCAGGTATTTCTATTCCAGCAGAAATTTATATAACAAGTTGTTTAGAGGAGGTAGTAAAAGAGGCAGAGGTAATAATTATAGCCGTTCCGTCACAAGCAGTAAGAGATGTCGTTAGACAGTTACCACCAATGATTGAATCTGATGTCGTGATAGTTTCAGGAGTAAAAGGTTTAGAAATCTCAACAATGAAACGAATTTCAGAGGTGATAAGTGAATTTTTGCCATCTCCAGCAAAAATTGGTGTTATTTCAGGACCTTCTCATGCAGAAGAAGTAAGTCGCAAAATCCCAACGGCAATAGTCGCCGCCGCCGCAGATGAAAAGATAGCAAAATTTATTCAACAACTCTTTAATACATCCAGTTTAAGGGTATATACTAATACAGATTTAATCGGAGTAGAATTAGGGGGTGCATTAAAAAATATTATCGCCATCGCCGCCGGGATATGTGATGGGCTGGGATTTGGAGATAATACAAAATCTGCACTTATTACCAGAGGATTAGTAGAAATTATTCGGATAGGAAAGATATTAGGGGCGAAAGAATCGACATTTTTAGGGTTAAGTGGTCTGGGAGATTTAGTTTGCACCTGCACAAGTAGGCATAGTAGAAATAGGCATCTGGGAGAAATGATAGGTAAGGGAATCCCACTTCAAGAGGCTTTATCGTCAATGGTGATGGTAGCTGAAGGAGTGCCAACAACTAAAGCCGCTAAAGAATTAGCCAATAGTGTGGGGAGTGAACTTCCTATTACCAATGAAGTCTATAAGGTGCTTTTTGAAATGAAAAATCCACGACAGGCGGTTGAGGATTTAATGTTAAGAATGATAAAATCAGAGGATTGAAAAAGTGAATATCGTAACTATTCATCTACTGATTAACACGGATTAGCACGGATAAATAGCAGAGGGCAGAAGGAGGAAAAACCTTCAGCCTAATTACGCACACGGATTACGAATTTTCAGTGTTTCATCTGTGGCTGAATAAGTTACTTCTAATCTTTTAATCAATATTTAAGTTTGAAAGGAGGTGAATAAGGAATGACGAAAGCAGATCTCGTCAATGCGGTAGCAGAAATAGGTCTAACCAAGAAAAAAGCCGCAGAGGCTGTTGAGGCTGTCTTAAATGGAATTAAAGACGCTTTAGCAGACGGAGATAAGGTGCAGTTGATTGGATTTGGGAGCTTCTCAGTTAAAAAGCGTTCTGCAAGAGAAGGTAGAAATCCACGCACTGGTGCTCCACTTAAGATTGCGGCAAAGAAAGTACCAGTTTTCAAGGCTGGTGAAGCTTTAAAGAGCGCTGTTTAAACTCACTATGACAAAAGAAAAAGGGTTAAGGGAAAGAGAAAAAAATAATTTTTTCTCCTGCCCCCTTAACCCTTTTTTATTTAAAGACATACAAAATGTTAGGTTCTCCTGAGAATAAGGAAGTAGAAAGTAGAAAGTAAAGAAAACATCACTCCTCACGCCTATCTCCTTACCTCCTACCTTCTATCTCCTACCACTATTTTCATCATCCTTCTCCTGAAAAATAGGTTATGGGACGCAGATTTTCGCAGATGAACAGGATTAAAATTAATTTTTTATTATTATATTTCTATAATTGTTTCTTTAGAGTTTCTTGATGTTTTTATAGTGCATTAGTGGTTTTTCTTTAAAATCTTGTAAATCCTGTAAATCTGCGTCCCATTAATTTTCATCGTCGTTTGTGTCCACGCTGTGGACATAAGCGTTTCTCTATTTAATAAACTCAAAATATGTTGACCCATCACTCATTATATCACCGGTGATAACGGATAATAATCTACCACCAAATTTATAAATCCCTTGCACATCTGAGTTAGTAAAGGTATAGGTAAGATATGAAAATGTATTGTCATATCCAGCGGGTATGGTCAGACCATACAGATTAAGGTAAGTAAATGGAGGTATGCCTGGAATTTCTATCCATAGTTTGAGGTCTGTTTGAGTTTGTTGCGATGGATTAATAAGCCTCACGGTAGAGTTTAACGATTCTTGAGGTGAATATTCCTTTTGATTAGTGGAAATTATGATAATTGGGTTAAAGATGTTACCGGCACTGATTGCATCCATATCAAACCCTGGATAATCCACTGTTGCACTTCCATCATTATCATCAACAATCTTAATATATCTTGCCTTAGATAATCCAGCACTTGCCAGGTCAAAGTATGATGAGCCTATGCCATTACCCACGAGGTTCCAGGGACCAGCATAGTTATTACTTGCATAAACTGTATAACCTTCTTTAATTCCATCATTTCCTTCATAAATAATGAAGTCTGACCCAGTTCCATCAATAATTTCTACACCCATATCAATTTCAATCTCTCCACCTTTGCCTAAGGAAGCAAATTGGCCATCAGGTTGCCCTAAGGCATAAACGGCTTCGGTCGGATTATTTTTAAAGTTATTGGGATAGGAGAACGGGTCGTAAAATCTACAGGATGTGACATTGTAGCCGTGATGATAATTTGAGTTTTTATCTAATTTAACATTGAGGACAGTCATAGTTCCTGGATTTACCACTACTCCTGAAATAGTTTTATCCACATAGCCATTAGCAGAGAACTTAACTGTATATATTCCTGGTTTAAGGATACGGTGATAATCTCCAATTTTGGGGTCTGTAAATATTGGCCAACCAACATCTAAGACATTAACCATTCCGACAATAGGATTACCGGTTTTTGCATCGGTTACTAATCCTTCTATTCCCTGTCTGTTAGCCTCTTTAATTATATACAGAATTGCATTTTTATTCTTTTGCCAAACGATATCTATTCCACTGTTTGCCAGCTCAATTGTCCAATCAATATCACCTCGACAGCCATAAGCAAAATCATTTGTATCCCCCTTTGTTTGATACCAGTCATAACCATTTG belongs to bacterium and includes:
- a CDS encoding NAD(P)H-dependent glycerol-3-phosphate dehydrogenase, with the protein product MIVKMDVEIGVLGGGSWGTTLAIELYEKGFCVKIWEFSNEQVEIIRNKRENVRFLSGISIPAEIYITSCLEEVVKEAEVIIIAVPSQAVRDVVRQLPPMIESDVVIVSGVKGLEISTMKRISEVISEFLPSPAKIGVISGPSHAEEVSRKIPTAIVAAAADEKIAKFIQQLFNTSSLRVYTNTDLIGVELGGALKNIIAIAAGICDGLGFGDNTKSALITRGLVEIIRIGKILGAKESTFLGLSGLGDLVCTCTSRHSRNRHLGEMIGKGIPLQEALSSMVMVAEGVPTTKAAKELANSVGSELPITNEVYKVLFEMKNPRQAVEDLMLRMIKSED
- a CDS encoding HU family DNA-binding protein; protein product: MTKADLVNAVAEIGLTKKKAAEAVEAVLNGIKDALADGDKVQLIGFGSFSVKKRSAREGRNPRTGAPLKIAAKKVPVFKAGEALKSAV
- a CDS encoding M14 family zinc carboxypeptidase; amino-acid sequence: MFTQQKIWLLAGIIICGLGLNSYVYGFEPEKEILIQIEIKNHDQIAEFINMRLTLTDATQTYVRAIVTEDELNMLKNKGYKINVLVEDMVKEMKAVRERENFHDYNELTVELTQIAANYPYIAKLYDIGDSVEGRNMWAMKITDNPEVEENEAEVCLMGAHHGNEFMSVEIPLNMAHYLTENYGIDPEVTYLVNNREIWIVPMVNPDGIMVGSRYNANGVDLNRDYGYQWDKWGNSWYPFSQPETQAMRNLFLDNPFTLSLSYHCSGDIVNYVWNFSPHPTPDEPLIIDLSEGYADFNNYWVTNGYDWYQTKGDTNDFAYGCRGDIDWTIELANSGIDIVWQKNKNAILYIIKEANRQGIEGLVTDAKTGNPIVGMVNVLDVGWPIFTDPKIGDYHRILKPGIYTVKFSANGYVDKTISGVVVNPGTMTVLNVKLDKNSNYHHGYNVTSCRFYDPFSYPNNFKNNPTEAVYALGQPDGQFASLGKGGEIEIDMGVEIIDGTGSDFIIYEGNDGIKEGYTVYASNNYAGPWNLVGNGIGSSYFDLASAGLSKARYIKIVDDNDGSATVDYPGFDMDAISAGNIFNPIIIISTNQKEYSPQESLNSTVRLINPSQQTQTDLKLWIEIPGIPPFTYLNLYGLTIPAGYDNTFSYLTYTFTNSDVQGIYKFGGRLLSVITGDIMSDGSTYFEFIK